The following coding sequences lie in one Miscanthus floridulus cultivar M001 chromosome 9, ASM1932011v1, whole genome shotgun sequence genomic window:
- the LOC136481219 gene encoding uncharacterized protein: MPHPSPPRIEHGHDDMPHPSPPRTEQRHDEMQHSYQQAQPIHEQQVSHEQQLPHEQPIREEQVALGAGDAQVDKDVPEWEARNKIPIKIRPSYVGINDVSSVHKWMAHDQFKPKNQVKEFRAPASEEGTTEEGTTSKLHKGFNKYPVVDNLKWSDDCLDKYEKGKNFLPNRVIQCLPRGMRKFHDWYLRAQITELEILQAWIPAGTFRAPGGQITIEFKDIQACFHLGRMEMNLIRIWCLMQADFVKKRPALKHGYIDPSPIASTNFNYPKEWKLDCKELGAGKTLKKKEDIRNKKILEESLKVAAYIALCFKNLQQHDNIWIPYHFNDHWICIGVWLSHSMAWVFDSADFPVETYKDFITIVKTAFRHYVQEHKGRHHPNRKEKLYVKTLCVCP, translated from the exons atgccacatccttctccacctcgtatcgagcatgggcatgatgacatgccacatccttctccacctcgtaccgagcaaaggcatgatgagatgcaacattcttatcaacaagcgcagccgatacatgaacaacaagtgtctcatgaacagcaattgcctcatgaacagccgatacgtgaagaacaagtggcccttggagcaggtgatgcacaagttgacaaggacgtgcccgaatgggaagctcgaaacaaaatcccaatcaagataaggccatcgtatgtgggcattaatgacgtctcgtcggtgcacaagtggatggctcatgaccagttcaagcctaagaaccaagtaaaagaattcagagcaccagcttctgaggagggcaccactgaggagggcaccactagcaaactgcacaaagggtttaacaagtatccagttgttgataacctcaaatggtcaGATGATTGCCtggataaatatgaaaaaggcaagaacttcctaccaaaccgagtcatacagtgcttgccacgtggaatgagaaagttccacgattggtacttgcgtgctcagataacagaactagaaatcttacaagcatggatccctgccggcacatttagagccccaggtgggcaaattaccattgagtttaaggatatccaggcatgcttccacctcggacgaatggaaatgaatctgATTCGCATATGGTGCTT aatgcaagcggactttgtgaaaaagaggccagctctgaaacacgggtatatagatccttcacctatagcatcaacaaattttaattaccctaaagagtggaaactagattgcaaagaactaggagctggaaagacacttaagaagaaagaggacattaggaacaagaaaatattggaagagtccctcaaggttgcggcatacattgccctatgttttaaaaatctccaacaacacgataatatatggataccataccacttcaa cgatcactggatttgcataggcgtctggctctcacatagcatggcatgggtctttgattcagcggatttcccagtcgagacatacaaagacttcataacaattgtcaagac ggcattcaggcactatgtccaggaacataaggggagacatcatccaaataggaaggaaaagttgtatgtcaaaactctatgtgtg tgcccctag
- the LOC136481220 gene encoding uncharacterized protein: MSQKVDLWEKLKQNFRFPERTHELVQQNAFKIMGQSFRRWRSDLNKNFIQQKLTPFHEYGNITPSQWEELVAEKTSEASLSLSARNSEQAKKNQHYPRLGPGGYAGKQEVFRKMDAEAEAAGNTEVPKLKPCLKQWIYARSVDSSGSSLKFAKPETGEVVSKILKLAEDKEKGAFNPSRERDELTVALGNPEHTGRTRGLGKRMSWKHGFVEERHMYKKHGRDGESNLERQVKALVEKMLVEKGLSTMEPQTPMGPPRELVVVGSPPDVPSSQGSNATETPVDRIRAPTSCKLVVPMGRQNVIIEVATGVAHPPGGTWHNRDIPQDYTRVEVHTVKPEFMTWKIEHPTPEGLVLLGDIMN, from the coding sequence atgagccaaaaggtagacctatgggagaagctgaagcagaacttCAGGTTTCCAGAGAGAACGCACGAGTTGGTACAAcaaaatgcttttaagataatggggcagagcttccgacgttggcggtcagatctgaacaagaactttatccaacagaagttaactcctttccacgagtatggcaacataactcctagtcaatgggaggagctcgtggctgagaagacttcagaggcatcattgtccctcagtgcccgtaacagcgagcaggcgaagaagaaccaacactaccctcgtctaggccccggtggctacgctggcaagcaagaggtctttaggaagatggacgcagaGGCCGAAGCTGCCGGGAATACGGAAGTGCCAAAGTTGAAGCCATGCCTTAAACAGTGGATATACGCGAGGAGTGTCGATTCATCCGGTAGTAGCCTCAAGTTTGCTAAGCCGGAGACCGGAGAGGTAGTATCAAAAATACTGAaacttgctgaagacaaggagaagggcgcattcaacccttccagagagagggacgagcttaccgttgccttgggaaaccccgagcacacaggacgcaccagggggctagggaagaggatgtcctggaagcacggattcgtagaggagaggcacatgtacaagaaacatggcagagacggagagtctaatcttgagcgccaagtgaaggctctagttgaaaagatgttggtggagaaaggactATCTACGATGGAGCCACAGACACCAATGGGGCCGCCCAGAGAACTGGtggtagttggcagccctccggatgTTCCCAGCAGTCAAGGTTCTAATGCAACCgaaacccccgtcgatcgcatacgggcgccaaccagttgtaaattggtggttccgatgggcaggcaaaacgtgatcattgaggtggcaacgggcgtggCACATCCTCCGGGCGGCACGTGGCACAATAGGGACATCCCGCAGGATTACactcgggtcgaggtgcataccgtgaagcccgagttcatgacttggaagatagaacaccctactcccGAGGGGCTCGTGTTACTTGGAGACATCATGAactag
- the LOC136479104 gene encoding uncharacterized protein → MDVVLPPLPSQEEEGGRLSPSWVLLDETAYVSADSVSNSTTAVGQMSTGKSINFSLCLGRPPLLSNLCAHFIGPVFGPTVGTVFGPPAGTPAVRCVRVPPIVVSTHADLALLRITIPSAPGINDDSSFDYFVYTARQRPGASSLDLLPRPTGSPCFQDSDVAILRCSSGGSRYVIAALKITGNQLHFRLQRYDSDTRSWTMMPLSFHQPERDRVLPIPDSATEEVFHNTTKVVVLGSTTVGWANLWRGILFCDVLNKNPVLRDMPLPKSARSNRSSFCVGSPIGQRDITVLTILEEWVKIKYVDMEFRPGVVPSPQRRQPMDHSGSSSDGEDDFDVADYWTATVWSMPVPITSWNDWHKDCTIDVADTIVQNPRHCEVLLELPTRLSTDPEDAAVSLRRLCTGYPTLGLGMDGNLAIYFLSKVDDRSPEGWVIEVGVKDNKLHGIAKLDDRKNRSFRRYYRITDISKYLIRATGAAGALVRTRMRNK, encoded by the exons ATGGATGTGGTTctgcctcccctcccttcccagGAGGAGGAAGGCGGCAGGCTGAGCCCAAGCTGGGTCCTCCTCGACGAGACCGCCTATGTCTCCGCCGACTCCGTCTCCAACTCCACCACCGCCGTCGGACAGATGAGCACCGGCAAATCCATTAACTTCTCCTTGTGCCTCGGCCGCCCCCCGCTCCTCTCCAACCTCTGCGCCCACTTCATAGGCCCTGTCTTTGGCCCCACCGTGGGCACCGTCTTCGGGCCCCCCGCCGGCACCCCGGCCGTGCGCTGCGTCAGAGTTCCCCCCATTGTCGTTAGCACACACGCCGATCTAGCCCTCCTCCGCATCACCATCCCGAGCGCGCCGGGCATCAACGACGATAGCTCCTTCGACTACTTCGTCTACACAGCCCGCCAGCGCCCGGGTGCCTCCTCCCTCGACCTGCTCCCGAGGCCCACTGGCTCCCCCTGCTTCCAGGACAGTGATGTCGCCATCCTACGCTGCTCCAGTGGCGGCTCCCGCTACGTCATCGCCGCCCTCAAGATCACCGGCAACCAATTGCACTTCAGGCTCCAGCGCTATGACTCTGACACCCGCAGCTGGACCATGATGCCCTTGTCCTTTCACCAACCAGAGAGAGACAGGGTGCTCCCCATCCCCGACTCGGCCACCGAGGAGGTCTTCCACAACACTACCAAGGTCGTCGTTCTCGGATCTACAACCGTTGGTTGGGCCAATCTGTGGAGGGGCATCCTGTTCTGCGACGTGCTCAATAAAAACCCCGTGCTCCGTGACATGCCACTGCCCAAGTCGGCGAGGAGCAACAGAAGTAGCTTCTGCGTAGGTAGCCCAATCGGTCAGAGGGACATCACCGTCCTCACAATCCTAGAGGAG tgggtgAAGATCAAGTACGTCGACATGGAGTTTCGCCCTGGGGTTGTCCCATCACCTCAACGCCGGCAGCCGATGGACCACTCCGGCTCCAGCTCTGACGGTGAAGATGACTTTGACGTTGCTGACTACTGGACGGCCACCGTCTGGAGCATGCCAGTGCCGATTACTTCGTGGAACGACTGGCACAAGGATTGCACAATCGATGTGGCCGACACCATTGTCCAAAACCCAAGGCACTGCGAGGTGCTGCTGGAGTTGCCAACAAGGCTGAGCACTGATCCAGAGGATGCGGCGGTGAGCTTGAGAAGGCTGTGCACTGGTTACCCTACCTTGGGGCTTGGCATGGATGGCAATTTGGCCATTTATTTCTTGTCCAAGGTGGATGACCGTTCACCGGAGGGATGGGTGATCGAAGTTGGCGTCAAGGACAATAAGCTGCATGGCATCGCCAAGCTTGATGACAGGAAGAACAGGTCTTTCAGACGCTACTACCGTATCACTGATATCTCCAAATATCTGATCAGGGCTACAG GCGCAGCAGGAGCCCTTGTACGGACCAGGATGCGTAATAAGTAG